A window of the Bos indicus x Bos taurus breed Angus x Brahman F1 hybrid chromosome X, Bos_hybrid_MaternalHap_v2.0, whole genome shotgun sequence genome harbors these coding sequences:
- the LOC113887880 gene encoding uncharacterized protein LOC113887880, with product MADLIKEVKEEETEIEIDAFHLQQQASSANERKRKNTDQSDGLDSQKIRKPTRKVKSTLQRNPGRKKKGKKSANPVFYHHPQNKKKNESGPMADEEPPEDSSNTSDDSASKPLCPPGAQDAEPSAVTPGKAKAE from the exons ATGGCAGACCTAATTAAGGAagtgaaggaggaggaaacagaaatcgAGATAGACgctttccatttgcagcaacaagctTCAAGTGCTAacgaaaggaagagaaagaacactGATCAGTCCGATGGCTTGGACAGTCAGAAG ATACGAAAGCCCACGAGGAAGGTAAAATCAACCCTTCAGCGGAATCCGGGccggaaaaagaaagggaagaagtcgGCGAATCCAGTCTTCTACCACCACCcgcagaataaaaagaagaatgaaagtggGCCAATGGCGGATGAAGAACCCCCAGAGGATTCTTCCAACACTTCTGACGATTCTGCAAGTAAGCCCCTGTGCCCACCTGGAGCCCAAGATGCTGAGCCATCTGCTGTAActccaggaaaagcaaaggcagaatag